The following coding sequences are from one Venturia canescens isolate UGA chromosome 5, ASM1945775v1, whole genome shotgun sequence window:
- the Sec16 gene encoding uncharacterized protein Sec16 isoform X11 produces MNNPYRARPSRSRPDPAAVLNYGVQNQNSWGSVPVTGPQSIPAQGGFQGQHQIGNQPKQSAGDPWDWGTDNADNGNDSWNWSVDQQAETQQQLPQQQQLPQQQQLSQQQPLQQHSQQFVPSYSSNMQTPPKPTQDNYYQNLNGNNRQMPMSQTHQIDGNIAQNIPSREPTPQQQQQPKQPDNYSIYSNYSANQQQPIPGRLGATKVSNPPSGNEHSQWLTTQQPQNQVTDNSDRQIPPFNPYFQTNPPNFDSKQLATSVPPQQPIPNNYNWNPEPTRTPQPSTNWQNHTEVPNTGYWNENPSNEPDNRFKSPPDTQWQPRNSQNSQPYAPNPPTNQWPQQNVNHDPEPINQRQLSRDSSINNTPPGPNMWNQAKGLTSSQSWQQMPVQSEVSSGQWSQQHSVDSTGNTTDAVSEEDMIPGRMSSKEWSQVKPPLAHFASSTASTTSGSIPNLSSSADPTDERKKSLATSVASSTSLNDSPTEGKAPISYQSPSTNWIRASETNSTSDNSENVLSRNKNHHENVDWNTDSDWGNSRPITDLSASVSQLSLGSDKSSQQQHEILHPDTTPSQSLAPEEMGPSAQAMGRTGQDNVPAQTPFETTPSEIPAHPPYPSNPSASMPESAIPQTSYDQWYNQNASQSQQQMGSSWYVNDRSRLPVQAQPQQQWNPDQNVENYENIQQSTEFVNLEVVTPVTQERDIYGSRDSINRETLENDQKPVVNMPKDNSTSLRDTRQEANNVEIPLIIQQSEQQPPENYEFASNDRNTFLETGELTDSHKEHESTPPSQDDENDEVPSDIPFLREVPGQSSSGDARRNRDDPTGQEQQIQSSPRVAPDPRRNDPTGQAQILPPRNIPERTERRDVPPGQERNSSGLPRSDNDTLERRNDPSGRERSLPPSQSRNDPSGEERVQSTQSVALETSELREVPGSGTAPEESSIPIDSTVRQIPGGASPNDTTQISDERNNARVVTGSTEVGLPVLSTSHQEQSTESRSKREEAVGASVGETPVGQPNRRDSYEDGDDEGSGNSRDGSRERRRDASPTERRRYDYDRKGPYYDRDREYDDDYYYDRRRGADYDRAYNSREDLDRRDASYREGDRRQNSRDDLDRHARDEPERRGRSKEDLDESDGRRRADDRRRGDRLDDPRRRDREPRDFDSRYSRMDPRDREYSERRRDERRPRRYDDYDPRDPPSRRDYYEDPYARSSRPSSRSSYNDRDRDYYMRARDPYYGYPGYNGYDYGANYNANYFSYLENLRRTNPAAYSEWYHKYYANQHQPPVARTVGSTYQEDRASVHSGRSSCEDRTTTSEKRTLGDLSILEDSRIASRLTPTKFSTSHVIGSLSIGSLLHVHACYPADGDRAKVDVLRLDYHLMHDPIARELRAYPGPLIKGVTHKKTIIDYCESKIKKAAISDEPFDKASYILLYELMIMLIQQNGNVVGVDIAELLLQNKKEYPYSVTKESVRRESTISQRSGGTGGDEGSPGQEIVETVKQRKTVEQTTEEFRDTLLYGLVQEALEYAMAEGLWGHALFLASKLDKRTHALVMTRFANSLPAQDPLQTLYQLHSGRVPASVTCVSDPKWDDWRPHLAMIISNTSVNPEINRRSITTLGDTLAARGDIHAAHFCYILAQLDFGPYGSPGVKLVLIGSNHQRPYEEFVTPEAIMLTEIYEYARNLSEAGFTIVDLQTFKFESARKMVDYGLMEKALLYLEQIAVNIVNDPSKYKASFISDVYTLGDRIKYHDPVFKDSLDDAANLVWLNNLAEVLDRYQTGEIVQQDYKNLRVPDTLENYSSVEQEFRETVAQPRGIGRIDTNNYNEGPTSLMEVPNSEDQQAIWQPLSLPSNVQDQYTTVDQTSNYPLSNVDTRYNQPQQSDYWNQQNYGHQDYQAQDYNTDWQQQPTNQSQFQNEQTDIDSSQQQQPTWNYESEKEESPTTPEVSNPKGETMVEKEPVLSEDERGVGTLRRRKLRQCQENLEHTKAISTSTNSNCPSTESSVSETSRLLEKSEQSSKAMRYPKIAGAYPKIVARTKDKSPTIPRSRKIDAKFTKPPSSKPPIFLKCKPKSKRSSSDDTDEEIAQIPKNLENPTTDLDIQFRNMSFDSIASSSISTFVNPHKDPKTINDTRDSKSFKQYCNFDEKKVVRVAPHMRRKDVICDTVDAWSSVNDAKSNSETSYYKPLIFGGTFPIDAPYGSKAAIKSITMHQNHTIKKHISKTFDIDCPIDNE; encoded by the exons ATGAAT AATCCGTACAGAGCACGTCCAAGCAGATCAAGACCAGATCCGGCCGCAGTACTGAATTATGGAGTACAGAATCAAAATTCATGGGGTTCAGTGCCGGTCACAGGGCCACAATCGATCCCAGCGCAGGGTGGTTTTCAAGGACAGCATCAGATAGGGAATCAGCCAAAGCAAAGCGCAGGCGATCCTTGGGACTGGGGGACAGATAATGCGGACAATGGAAACGATTCGTGGAATTGGAGCGTCGATCAGCAGGCTGAGACACAGCAGCAGTTACCGCAGCAACAACAATTGCCGCAACAACAGCAACTGTCCCAACAACAACCATTGCAGCAACATTCGCAGCAGTTTGTGCCTTCCTATTCCAGCAACATGCAAACTCCACCAAAACCTACGCAAGATAATTATTATCAGAATTTAAATGGGAATAACAGGCAAATGCCTATGAGTCAAACTCACCAAATTGATGGAAACATTGCACAAAATATTCCCAGTCGAGAGCCAACACcccaacagcaacagcagcctAAACAGCCAGATAATTATTCGATTTATTCGAATTACAGTGCGAATCAGCAACAACCGATTCCAGGACGTCTCGGTGCAACCAAAGTGAGCAATCCTCCGAGCGGAAATGAGCATTCCCAATGGTTAACAACTCAACAGCCTCAAAACCAGGTCACCGATAATTCCGACCGTCAAATTCCGCCTTTCAATCCCTACTTCCAAACAAACCCACCGAATTTCGATTCGAAACAGCTGGCAACCTCTGTTCCACCGCAACAGCCAATTCCCAACAATTACAACTGGAATCCTGAGCCCACCCGCACTCCTCAACCATCGACCAATTGGCAAAATCATACTGAAGTCCCTAACACCGGATACTGGAACGAGAATCCGAGCAACGAACCGGACAATCGTTTTAAAAGTCCACCAGACACGCAGTGGCAGCCTCGTAACTCGCAAAATTCACAACCCTATGCTCCTAACCCACCGACTAATCAATGGCCACAGCAGAACGTGAACCACGACCCCGAACCGATTAACCAGAGACAACTGTCCAGAGAT TCATCGATAAATAACACGCCTCCTGGACCAAACATGTGGAATCAAGCCAAAGGTTTGACGAGCTCACAATCTTGGCAGCAAATGCCTGTTCAGTCGGAGGTTTCGTCAGGACAATGGTCGCAGCAGCACAGCGTTGATTCAACCGGGAATACGACGGACGCAGTATCGGAGGAGGACATGATACCCGGTCGAATGTCTTCGAAAGAATGGTCGCAGGTGAAGCCGCCGCTTGCGCATTTTGCATCGTCGACAGCGTCGACGACTTCCGGTTCGATACCGAATTTGTCAAGCAGCGCCGATCCGACGgacgagcgaaaaaaatctttagcCACTTCGGTGGCGAGTTCGACCTCGTTGAACGACTCGCCGACCGAGGGCAAAGCACCGATTTCTTATCAGTCACCGAGTACCAATTGGATCAGGGCCTCTGAGACTAATTCGACGTCTGACAACTCTGAGAACGTGCTTTCTCGAAACAAGAATCATCATGAGAACGTGGATTGGAACACGGATTCCGATTGGGGAAATTCAAGACCAATTACCGATTTGTCTGCGAGCGTCAGCCAATTGAGTCTCGGAAGTGATAAATCTTCTCAGCAACAACATGAAATTCTTCATCCAGATACCACCCCGAGTCAATCCTTGGCCCCAGAAGAAATGGGACCGAGTGCTCAAGCAATGGGAAGGACTGGTCAAGATAATGTGCCAGCTCAAACACCTTTCGAAACAACGCCGTCAGAGATCCCGGCACATCCGCCCTATCCAAGCAACCCTAGTGCTAGTATGCCGGAAAGTGCAATTCCGCAGACAAGTTACGATCAATGGTACAATCAAAATGCATCGCAGTCTCAGCAACAAATGGGGAGCAGTTGGTACGTCAACGATCGTTCCCGGCTACCGGTACAAGCTCAACCCCAACAACAATGGAATCCTGATCAGAACGTCGAGAACTACGAAAACATTCAACAATCCACGGAGTTTGTTAATCTCGAAGTCGTAACGCCGGTTACGCAAGAGCGTGATATTTACGGTTCGAGGGATTCGATAAATCGGGAAACCCTAGAAAACGATCAGAAACCCGTGGTGAATATGCCGAAAGACAATTCGACGAGCTTACGCGACACACGACAGGAAGCTAACAACGTTGAAATTCCACTGATTATTCAACAGAGCGAACAGCAGCCACCGGAAAATTATGAATTCGCCTCCAACGATAGAAACACTTTTCTCGAGACCGGCGAACTCACCGATTCCCATAAGGAACACGAGTCAACTCCGCCGAGTCAGGACGACGAGAACGATGAAGTGCCCAGTGATATaccattcttacgggaagttcCTGGCCAATCGAGCTCCGGAGATGCTCGTAGAAATCGCGACGATCCCACTGGACAGGAACAGCAAATTCAATCCAGTCCGCGAGTCGCTCCCGATCCAAGAAGGAATGATCCCACCGGACAAGCCCAAATCTTGCCCCCGAGAAATATCCCCGAACGCACCGAACGCCGCGACGTTCCACCTGGGCAGGAAAGAAACTCCAGCGGTCTGCCTAGATCCGACAACGACACCCTCGAACGTCGCAACGATCCTTCTGGCCGCGAACGATCTTTGCCTCCTTCCCAATCTCGCAACGATCCCTCCGGCGAAGAACGCGTCCAATCGACACAATCCGTCGCACTCGAAACTAGCGAACTCCGAGAAGTCCCAGGAAGCGGTACCGCCCCCGAAGAATCATCCATTCCTATCGATAGCACCGTCAGACAAATTCCTGGTGGCGCATCCCCTAATGATACTACCCAAATCTCCGACGAAAGAAACAACGCCCGAGTCGTCACTGGCTCCACCGAAGTTGGGTTGCCCGTTC TTTCGACGAGCCATCAAGAGCAATCTACCGAGTCGAGAAGCAAACGCGAGGAGGCTGTGGGTGCCTCGGTTGGGGAAACTCCGGTTGGGCAACCGAATCGTCGCGATTCTTATGAGGATGGCGATGACGAGGGCTCGGGAAACAGTAGAGACGGAAGTCGAGAACGACGACGCGACGCTAGCCCGACCGAGCGACGACGTTACGATTATGATAGGAAAGGACCTTA TTACGATCGAGATCGTGAATACGACGATGATTACTACTACGATCGTCGTCGTGGTGCGGATTACGATCGTGCGTACAATTCCCGTGAAGATTTAGATCGCCGGGATGCTTCGTACAGGGAAGGCGATCGTAGACAAAACAGTAGAGACGATCTTGATCGTCACGCACGAGACGAGCCTGAGAGACGTGGCAGGTCGAAGGAAGATTTGGACGAAAGTGACGGAAGGCGAAGAGCCGATGATCGAAGACGAGGCGATCGACTAGACGATCCACGGAGGCGGGATCGCGAACCTCGTGATTTTGATTCCCGCTACTCGAGAATGGATCCACGCGATCGCGAGTACTCCGAGCGTAGGAGAGATGAACGTCGACCGCGACGATACGACGATTATGATCCGCGAGACCCTCCATCGCGAAGAGATTATTACGAAGATCCTTACGCACGAAG TTCCAGACCTTCGAGTAGATCGTCTTACAACGATCGAGATCGAGATTATTATATGCGAGCACGAGATCCTTATTACGGTTATCCTG GATACAATGGATACGATTACGGAGCGAATTACAACGCAAATTACTTTTCGTACCTCGAAAATTTACGACGCACCAATCCCGCGGCGTATTCGGAATGGTATCACAAGTACTATGCAAATCAACACCAGCCACCGGTTGCCAGAACAGTTGGATCGACATATCAGGAAGACCGTGCGAGTGTCCATTCGGGACGGAGTTCCTGCGAAGATAG GACAACGACAAGCGAGAAAAGGACTCTTGGCGATTTGTCCATCCTGGAAGACTCGAGAATCGCGTCTCGGCTGACGCCTACGAAGTTCTCGACCTCTCACGTTATAG GTTCTctttcgattggatcgttgcTTCACGTACATGCCTGCTATCCGGCTGACGGGGACCGGGCCAAAGTGGACGTTCTGCGATTGGATTACCATCTCATGCACGATCCGATCGCACGCGAGCTTCGAGCGTACCCAGGACCTCTTATCAA GGGTGTTACTCACAAGAAAACAATCATCGATTATTGCGAATCGAAGATCAAGAAAGCAGCCATTAGTGACGAGCCCTTCGACAAAGCATCGTACATTCTTCTCTATGAGCTCATGATCATGTTGATTCAACAAAATGGG AACGTCGTCGGAGTCGATATCGCTGAGCTTTTGCTCCAAAACAAAAAGGAATATCCGTATAGCGTAACCAAGGAATCAGTGCGACGAGAGTCGACTATATCGCAAAGGTCAGGAGGCACTGGTGGTGATGAAGGATCGCCGGGACAGGAAATCGTGGAAACTGTTAAACAACGAAAAACAGTTGAGCAAACAACTGAAGAATTTAGAGATACGCTTTTGTATGGATTGGTTCAAGAAGCTTTGG AATACGCAATGGCCGAAGGTCTCTGGGGTCACGCATTGTTCCTCGCGAGTAAATTGGACAAACGTACTCACGCTTTGGTAATGACACGTTTTGCAAATAGTCTTCCAGCTCAAGATCCTCTGCAAACGCTTTACCAGCTCCATTCGGGTCGTGTACCGGCCAGTGTTACA TGCGTTTCCGATCCAAAGTGGGACGATTGGCGGCCACATTTGGCAATGATAATATCAAACACATCAGTGAATCCGGAAATAAATCGTCGTTCGATAACGACTTTGGGTGACACACTTGCGGCTCGTGGCGACATTCATGCTGCCCACTTTTGTTACATATTAGCACAATTAGATTTTGGTCCTTACGGTTCACCAGGTGTGAAGCTGGTATTGATAGGTTCGAATCACCAACGACCGTACGAGGAATTTGTAACGCCTGAAGCGATAATGTTGACAGAGATTTACGAGTACGCGCGTAATTTGAGCGAGGCAGGATTCACCATTGTGGATCTCCAGACGTTCAAATTCGAATCAGCCCGAAAGATGGTCGACTATGGTTTAATGGAAAAAGCGTTGTTGTATCTCGAGCAAATAGCTGTTAACATCGTCAACGATCCTTCCAAATACAAAGCGTCGTTCATAAGCGACGTTTACACGCTCGGAGACCGAATCAAATATCACGATCCCGTGTTCAAAGATTCTCTCGACGATGCTGCCAATCTCGTGTGGTTGAACAATCTCGCTGAAGTTTTGGATCGTTACCAAACCGGAGAGATTGTTCAGCAGGATTACAAAAATCTTCGCGTTCCCGATACTCTTGAAAATTATTCTTCTGTCGAGCAAGAATTCCGCGAAACTGTTGCACAGCCACGGGGTATCGGACGCATCGATACCAACAATTACAACGAAGGACCAACGTCTTTGATGGAAGTGCCGAATTCTGAGGATCAACAAGCCATTTGGCAGCCTCTTTCCTTACCCTCAAACGTTCAAGACCAGTACACTACGGTTGACCAAACATCTAATTATCCTCTCAGCAACGTTGACACTCGCTACAATCAACCCCAACAGTCAGATTATTGgaatcaacaaaattatggGCATCAGGATTATCAAGCCCAGGATTACAACACCGATTGGCAACAACAACCCACCAATCAGTCGCAATTTCAGAACGAACAAACGGACATTGACTCGTCTCAACAACAACAACCAACTTGGAATTACGAG TCGGAAAAGGAGGAAAGCCCGACAACGCCCGAAGTAAGTAATCCAAAAGGCGAAACGATGGTTGAGAAAGAGCCGGTGTTGAGCGAGGATGAGAGGGGCGTAGGGACATTGCGTCGTCGAAAGCTTCGTCAATGCCAGGAAAATTTGGAGCACACGAAAGCGATTTCGACGAGTACAAATTCGAATTGTCCGAGCACGGAATCCTCGGTCTCGGAGACGTCGAGATTGTTGGAAAAATCAGAACAGTCGTCGAAAGCAATGAGATACCCAAAAATCGCAGGAGCTTATCCAAAAATCGTAGCTCGTACGAAAGACAAATCACCGACGATTCCGAGATCGAGGAAAATCGATGCCAAGTTTACGAAACCACCATCATCCAAACCGCCGATTTTCCTAAAGTGTAAACCAAAGTCCAAGCGCAGTTCGAGCGACGATACCGACGAGGAAATCGCACAAATcccaaaaaatcttgaaaaccCAACCACCGATTTGGACATTCAATTCAGAAACATGAGTTTCGATTCAATCGCTTCATCCTCAATCTCCACTTTCGTTAATCCTCACAAAGATCCTAAAACAATTAACGATACGAGAGATAGCAAGAGTTTCAAACAATATtgcaattttgatgaaaaaaaagttgtcagAGTCGCACCGCACATGCGACGGAAGGACGTCATTTGTGATACCGTTGATGCTTGGTCCTCCGTCAACGACGCAAAATCGAATTCTGAAACCTCTTATTACAAGCCTCTCATTTTTGGAGGAACTTTTCCCATTGACGCTCCTTATGGCTCCAAAGCAGCGATTAAATCGATTACGATGCATCAAAACCACACGATTAAAAAGCACATATCCAAAACCTTCGACATCGATTGTCCCATCGACAACGAGTAA